The DNA sequence CCGGTAATCAATATTTTCATAATATGGACCATCCTTGTTTACTTTATTTATCACTCTTTTTCTATTATGTATATGTTAAAGTGTAGCATTATACTATAGAAGATGAAAGATAAAACCTAATATATAAGTTTAAAAATCTGTAAAGGCGCAAATTGTGCAACTACAAGCGTTACAAGACGGTCGGCAGTCTTAAATATGTAATTATTTTTAATAAAGTACTTGCATGTCACGTTGCGTCATAGCGTACATTGGAGACAGGATGAATCACATAATAATCATAGAAGCGGAGGCGTTGAATTATGGAATATTCAACAGGCGAACTCGCAAAAGCGTGCGACGTATCAGTCAGAACAGTACAGTATTATGATCAAAAAGGATTGCTTCGACCAAGTCGTGTGGAACATCAGCGCAGAATATACAGTGAAACAGATAAAACACAGTTAGAAAGCATAGTCTTATTAAAAAGCATGGGTGTATCGCTGCAAGAAATTCATCATATTCTGAATGAAGCAGAAGATACCGCGACATTAAAAGTATTGCTGAAAAAGAAGGAAACAGAATTAAAGCATGCTTTAGCACAAACAAAACAGCAATTAGACCGACTTCAAAAATTAGATGAATTGGTAGGGGGAAATGACCCAAGTATCTTAGATAATGCGCAGCAATTCGAAGTAATATCAGAGCGGATGGATCAAATGAGTAAAATACGCCGCAATATGTTAATCGCAGGTATTGCGGTTGGAGGATATCAAGTCAGTATTTTAGTACGCGCACTCACTCAAAAAGATTGGAAGGTATGGGCACGAGCAATTCCATTCAGAATGTTATTTGCGGCAGGCTTCACAGCGTATTACTACAAAAACGTCAATTATGTTTGCCCTAATTGCCAAACGGTCTTCAAACCTAAATTAAGTCACATGATTTTTGCCAATCATACGTTTAAAACACGCAGATTAACTTGTCCTCACTGCGGCGAAACGCATTATTGTATTGAAATCGCTGCGCAGTAATTAAATCATGGTTAATATGTAAAAAGGGAAAGGCTCTTATTGAACCTTTCCCATTTATATTTATGAAACTATTGAATTATTGGCTAGAATTTAACCTCAGTTTTCGCAACTTCAATCACTGTTTCAATCAATGTTTGAATCCCTTTTTCGATTTCTTCTGGTTCTACCGATTCTTTAGGCGAGTGGCTGATACCGTCTTTACAAGGAATGAAAATCATACTTGTTGGACAGATTAATGCCATGTTCATGGAGTCATGACCGGCACCGCTGAACATAAAGCGGTAGCTGTAGCCTAAGCGGTCGCAGACATTTTTGGTGATTTTTGAGATATCTCTGTCTAAGTTGACCGGTACTTCTTGACCTAAGTCAGTGACTTCAGCATGAATTTGTCTGTTTTGTGTGATTGCTGTAATTGCTTGTTCTACTTCTGTGACGACTTGTTCGCGAGATTCTAATTCTTTGCCTCTGATATCAATCAGCAATGTGACTTCTCCTGGAATGGCATTCATGATGTTAGGGAAAGCATTCAGATGGCCGACTGTCGCAACGACACCTGCTTTATGATAGTGCTGAGCAATGGCTTCGACTTTCAAAATGATTTCTGAAGCAGCTGTCAATGCATCATAACGCATCGGCATCGGTGTTGAACCTGAATGGCTGGTTTCACCTGTCAGCTGAACTTTGAAACGGTGGGGCGCAGCAATATGTGTCACAATCCCGATATCTTTATGTTTGTTTTGCAAGATAGGACCTTGTTCGATATGCAATTCTAAGAAGGCTTTAATGTCGCCTTTACCGTAAATATCTTTATCTGAAGGCATGCTTTGTTTTAATGTATCGACTAAATGGAAAAGTGTTTTGCCTTCATTGTCGGTAATATTTTTCATGGCTTCTTGCGATAAGTCGCCGATCATATATTTACTGCCGAGTGTCGCAGTATTAAAACGTGCAGATTCTTCTGCAGTAAATGCGACGATTTCAATCGGGTGATCGGTTTCGATTTGATGTTCGTTCAAGTGCATCATGAGTTGAAGTGCTGCGACGACACCTAATAAGCCGTCGTAGCGGCCGCCGTCTTTAACTGTATCGATGTGAGAACCGATCATAACCGGCGGTAAATCATTGTATTTGCCTGGTCTTCTTGCGATGACATTGCCGAAGTAGTCGAAGCGGACTTCTAAACCAGCTTCTCGGCATAACATTGAAAATTTCAATGCGGCTAAACGTTCTGCGTGGCGAAAGGCAATACGGTTGGTACCGCCGGTTTCAGTATTAAAACCGTAATTGTTAAAAGTATCTAAATGAGACATGACTGTATCTATATTCATGCGTCTTCCCCCTGTTTATTGGATGCTTGATTTATCTTATTTTAGCACATCATTGCGTGCGATATATCTTAATAATGCTTTATTTGATTTTTTCTTAATCATCAAACGTAATTTCTTCTGAAGCAAAGAGTGCTAAGCGGATATTTAAGGAGTTGAATGGTTCTTCAACGCTGCATCCTAAAATTTCTTCGCAGTTTTTAATACGGTATTTCACCGTATTTCTATGAATATACATTTTCTTAGCCGTCTTGGTAATATCGCATTGATAGTCCATATAGATTCTTAATGTATCTTTCAACTCTTCATCCTTTTTCGTTTTAGGATAACTGAGATCTCCTAATGTATGCTGGATGAAAGGCTTTAATTTGCTTGGCGGTATCAATTGAAGCAGTTCTTTCATGCTTTTCGATTGATAGAAGTTCATGAATTCTTTGCGCATTTTATCTAAGCCGCCTTCGTAAGCTTCATTCGCTTCCATAAAGGAAGTAGATAATTGCGTAAACTCTGTGACTTTATTGCCGATACCGAATGAGATACTGCTGTCGAAGAATTCATGGTATTCTTTTTG is a window from the Staphylococcus sp. IVB6181 genome containing:
- a CDS encoding MerR family transcriptional regulator, coding for MEYSTGELAKACDVSVRTVQYYDQKGLLRPSRVEHQRRIYSETDKTQLESIVLLKSMGVSLQEIHHILNEAEDTATLKVLLKKKETELKHALAQTKQQLDRLQKLDELVGGNDPSILDNAQQFEVISERMDQMSKIRRNMLIAGIAVGGYQVSILVRALTQKDWKVWARAIPFRMLFAAGFTAYYYKNVNYVCPNCQTVFKPKLSHMIFANHTFKTRRLTCPHCGETHYCIEIAAQ
- a CDS encoding M20 family metallo-hydrolase gives rise to the protein MNIDTVMSHLDTFNNYGFNTETGGTNRIAFRHAERLAALKFSMLCREAGLEVRFDYFGNVIARRPGKYNDLPPVMIGSHIDTVKDGGRYDGLLGVVAALQLMMHLNEHQIETDHPIEIVAFTAEESARFNTATLGSKYMIGDLSQEAMKNITDNEGKTLFHLVDTLKQSMPSDKDIYGKGDIKAFLELHIEQGPILQNKHKDIGIVTHIAAPHRFKVQLTGETSHSGSTPMPMRYDALTAASEIILKVEAIAQHYHKAGVVATVGHLNAFPNIMNAIPGEVTLLIDIRGKELESREQVVTEVEQAITAITQNRQIHAEVTDLGQEVPVNLDRDISKITKNVCDRLGYSYRFMFSGAGHDSMNMALICPTSMIFIPCKDGISHSPKESVEPEEIEKGIQTLIETVIEVAKTEVKF